Proteins encoded within one genomic window of Empedobacter falsenii:
- the ppk2 gene encoding polyphosphate kinase 2, which produces MELKPKDLKLIETKKGLVGLLQSDHGKLNFAKALRTVKYENRIEQLQEELIKLQTWVAENKRKVVIVFEGRDAAGKGGAIRRIVEHLNPREHRIIALPKPNEVERGQWYFQRYVRQLPREGEIVFFDRSWYNRAVVEPVNGFCSNDEYETFMNEVNDVEKMWINSAIYLIKIYFSITKEQQAKRFADIVNSPTKRWKYSSVDQKAQDLFDVYSAYKDVMFEKTNTDVAPWKIIDANKKYKARVESMEYILSKIPYEDKNKRILKHQNLEEEN; this is translated from the coding sequence ATGGAGTTAAAACCGAAAGATTTAAAATTAATCGAAACAAAAAAAGGTCTTGTTGGACTTTTGCAATCTGATCATGGGAAATTGAATTTTGCGAAAGCCTTGCGTACTGTAAAATATGAAAATAGGATAGAGCAATTACAAGAAGAATTGATAAAATTACAAACTTGGGTAGCCGAAAATAAACGGAAAGTAGTGATTGTTTTTGAAGGCCGAGATGCAGCTGGAAAAGGTGGCGCAATTCGTCGAATTGTAGAACATTTAAACCCTCGTGAGCATAGAATTATAGCACTTCCAAAGCCTAATGAAGTAGAACGTGGACAATGGTATTTTCAACGTTATGTTCGTCAACTTCCTCGTGAAGGAGAAATAGTCTTTTTTGATCGTTCTTGGTATAATCGTGCTGTTGTAGAACCTGTTAATGGTTTTTGTTCTAATGACGAATACGAAACGTTTATGAACGAAGTGAATGATGTCGAAAAAATGTGGATTAATTCAGCAATATATTTGATTAAAATTTATTTTTCGATTACAAAAGAACAACAAGCAAAACGTTTTGCAGATATTGTAAATTCACCAACCAAACGATGGAAGTATAGTTCTGTTGATCAAAAAGCGCAAGATTTATTTGATGTTTATTCCGCTTATAAAGATGTAATGTTTGAGAAAACAAATACAGATGTTGCTCCTTGGAAAATCATTGATGCCAACAAAAAGTACAAAGCTAGAGTAGAATCGATGGAATATATTTTGTCTAAAATACCTTATGAAGATAAAAATAAACGTATTTTGAAACATCAAAACTTAGAAGAAGAAAATTAA